The region CTTAACAAtcatttaaatacaaatgtaGTTCAAGGTCAATTTCAACCTGGAATTGCCCCTTAATCCAACAGGGGCAGGGGAATATAAATTCCCCAGAGATAAGACAATTTACGTATGGCTCTATAGGGTCTATATTATAAACAAATCATAGAGATAGGCACATCAATTAATCGCTATTTATAATAAACTAATTGTCTCTATTTAGGAGCACAATCAAAAGATCCGCTTTCTAATACATATTTAGTTTTCTTGTAccgaatttttgtttatttctatAGTTTCTATTctgaaataataattaaataaaaaaagagaaagTAGAAAGTTTTGattcgaaaaattcatttatttaatattatttttaattataaactgAGCTTAAAATATAGTAAAATATTCCAAAGACCATGGCACCAGAAGTCAAAGTGTAGGAAGCAGAGCCACCATGTTCCATGGGGATAACAATATTTTCGTCGTTGTCCGGTTTATTACAATCGATGCATTTTCCATTAATATACACCTTGCCAGGAGTGGCTATAAGAAGAtgtaaacaaatattaattcaTATTTTCTTGAAGTGTATTAATAATTACCGTGAGCCACTGCCAAAAGgcaaaacaaaaccaacagAGCTGGAACAAACTGAAGAGGTTTCATTGCTGAGTCTTGATTTCAAATGATTCTGAACTGAAAATGATGTGGCACTGGGCTTTTATATGGTATcagtacatatatatttcaaaaatataatatatatttttatatagattatatgtatgtatgtatgtatactaTACATTGTATAGTAGGGTCTCGTTTTGGAGAACAAAggtttgaaaatgtttttggGAAAGAAACCAAAGAAAATTTGAGAAGAAACGAACTCAACGCAAAaaagcataaataaataaaaattaaaatgaaaatctagttagaaattaaataaagaatataaatatataaaaacaaatagtagAGGATATATATTGTATTACAAAAACCCCAAAAGGTTTCCTAATAACACGATCCAACGTACATCTTTCTTAAACGTCAGAGATCAacttttttattgcattttcgttgaaaatactataaataattaataaaaacaaaactaactAGCTAAAAAACctataaaaaagtatatatagtCAGTGGAAGACAAACAAAAGTCTATATATGCTGTTTTCTCAGTGAAATCATATACTagcaaatattatatatagccTCAATAATTGATTTCCtgtaaatttgtaaaataatatCACCCTCTACcaccttaaaaaataataaatattttttaaatttaaaatttttttattaaatttgtcttttttatttatgactTATTTGTAACATAATTTATATGGCGGTGTAAATCGAAAACTTTGGCCAATATTTCAGCGTATTCTTCCATCTTCCATCGGCAGCCTTAGGCCCTCACGTTGCAAACACGGCAGTCTCCGTTGATGATGACATTGCCAGGATTCAGGGGAGTGGCGGAGGACACTAAgcaaagtaaataatattaagttATGTGTTAAATAAGAAAACAAGCTTCGTTTACTTACCACCAGCCAGGGCCAGCAGACCGAAGACAAAGGCGAGCGAC is a window of Drosophila bipectinata strain 14024-0381.07 chromosome 2R, DbipHiC1v2, whole genome shotgun sequence DNA encoding:
- the BomT2 gene encoding bomanin Tailed 2, yielding MKPLQFVPALLVLFCLLAVAHATPGKVYINGKCIDCNKPDNDENIVIPMEHGGSASYTLTSGAMVFGIFYYILSSVYN